A window of Streptomyces profundus genomic DNA:
TGCGGGGTGTGCTGGTGTGCTTGGGACATGGCGACACCGTAGAAGGCTCATGCGTCTCCAGCGCGGTCGCTTGCCGGCTACGCAAGAAAGCCGCCTCGCCTGCTGCCCATCAGGCAAGAACCCGGCCCGCGCCGGGTCTTGGCACCCGTCACGCGCGGGAGCTCTGAGCGTCGCCGCCATCGCTGGCGTCGGCGGCGTCGCGCTGGTGGCCTCGGCGGGCGTCGCGGTCGAAGATGCCCATGATCTCGCAGGGCCCGCCCTCGGCGCCGATCGCGTGCGGCATCATGGTCGGGAACTCGGCGGCCTGGTTGGTCTCGATACGCAACCGGCGATGGCCGAGCAGGAGGGTGGCGGTGCCGGACAGGACGACAAGCCATTCGCGGCCGGGGTGGGCGCGCATCCGGGCGGGGTTGTCGGGCGGCGGTTCGGTCATCCGCTGACGCATCACGCTGATCCCGGGGTCCCCCTTCACCGGCCAGCGCAGCAGACCGTGGGCGCCGTCGATCGTCGGGCTGATGATGACATCGTCGGCGGCGTTCTCGACCAGCTGGTCCAGGGTGGTGTCCAGGGCGCGGGCGAGGGTGACGAGCTGGTCGAGCGCGAGGCGTCGCTGGCCGTTCTCGATGCGGCTGAGCGAGGACTGGCTGAGGTGGGCACGGGTGGCCAGTTCTTCCAGGGACCAGCCCTGGGCGACCCGCAGGGCGCGAATCCGTTTGCGTACGAGGCTGTCCAACCGGCCATCTTCTTGCGTCATAGGCAACATCGTATGCCTTTGATGCAACTCGGGCCTAACGTCGAGTGCGGGTGGCCCCGAGACGGGGGCCACGCTCGACGAAAGGGTTCGCCATGTCCGCGCTGACTTCCCGCTACGAGAGCGACGAACTGCCCGCTGAGAGCCAGGCCGTGGATGTGGTGGTGATCGGTGGCGGTGCCGCGGGCCTGAACGGGGCCCTGACGCTGGCCCGTTCACGCCGCTCCGTCGTCGTGATCGACGGCGGCACCCCACGCAACGCACCCGCCGCGGCGATGCACGGATTCATCGTCCTCGACGGCACACCGCCGCCCGAGATCCTCCAACGGGCACGGCGGCAGGTACGCGGGTACGGCGGCCAGATCGTGTTCGGCGAGGTGGCCTCGGCCGAGCCGGCCGCGCCGTCCCTTGAGGGGGATCCGCGGTTCACCGTCAGCCTGACGGACGGCCGCACGGTGACGGCGCGCCGCGTGCTGGTGGCCACCGGCCTGCGCGACGTGTTGCCCGAGGTGCCCGGCCTGGCCGAGCACTGGGGGCACAGCGTGGTGCACTGCCCCTACTGCCACGGCTGGGAGGTGCGCGACGAGCCGATCGGCATCCTCGCCACCGGCCCCGCCTCGCTCCACCACGCCTGGCTCTTCCGCCAGTTGACCGACGACCTCGTCTACTTCACCCAGGGCACCGCGCTGGACGCGGACACCCGCGCCCGCTTCGCCGCCCGCCACATCCGCGTCGTCGAGACCCCCCTCCGGGAGGTCGGCAACGACGAGTCCGGCGCCCTGGCCGGCGTGCGCCTGGCGGACGGCGGCTTCGTGGAGCGGCGCGTGCTGGCCGTCGCCACCCGGACGCAGGCCCGCACCGAGGGCTTGGACGGTCTGAGGCTGCCGATGGAGGACCTGCCCGACAACATGGGCCGCCGCTTCGCCTCCGCCATGGCCGGCACCACCGAGATCCCGGGCGTCTGGGTGGCGGGCAACGCCACCGATCCGACCGCGCAGGTCGGTGCCTCCGCCGCGGCCGGAGCCCTGGCCGGCTCCCACATCAACGCCCTGCTGGCCGCCGCGGACACCGACGCGGCCCTCGCCGCCGCACAGCGCGAACACACCACCGCCTGAGCCCGGCCCCGCCGCTGAGCCGCGTGGCCGCCCCCAACGGCCCGGCGCCGATCCTCGTATGCGGGCTGGTCCGCAAGCGGGGGCCGCCCGACCTCATCCATGCCGCGCTGCGGTCCGGTGCGGACGGCCGGCAGCAGACCATGTGGGCGGCCGTCGCCGCCAGGCGGCCGAGCCGCTCACCAGTCCCGGGGGGCGATCAGCTCCTCCACGTCCGCGTCCGAGAAGCCGTAGGCCGACGCGACACACCAGAAGTCCTCCGCGATCACCTCGCGCGCCACCGTCTCGATCTCGCTCCCGGCCTCCTCGAACTCCGCCGCCAGCAGGTTGAACTCCTCCGTGGCGGCATGGGTGAGCGCGTACAGGGCCGGCAGATCCGACGGCTGCTCGGCCTCGATCCGCTCGCACAGCCGAAGCAGAATCGCCCTGCCCTTGTCGACGACCTGATCGGGGAAGTACGCGGACACGTACAGCGGTCGCAGGAACGTACGGCCCGTTATCCGCTCGTTTGTGATCGACACAGCGCTCCAACCCGTAGAGGAAACCGACGCGCCGATCATGCACCAGACCACTGACAGAGCGACGCCGCCCGCGGGCGCCTGGACGATGCGCGACCCACACCCTCGCGACACGCTCTGCGGGCCGCGCTGCCCCGGCCACCGTCGGCGTGGGGTTCACCACTCGCTGATCAGCGGCGTCTCCGGCTCTCGCCGCCGCCAGGCTTCGGAGAGGCGGCCGAGGCGACCGGGGGCGGCGATGCCGACCACGGTCGCGATCCTGCCGCCCGCGATGTCGAACGCCACGACGCCGCTGACCCGGTCGCCGACCACGAAGAGGAGGGCGGGGGCGCCGTTGACCAACGCGTAGTGGATGGCGGGCGTGCCGCCGGCGAGCCGCCGCTTCGCCGATGTGGGCTTCAAGCCGGCCCGAGCGATGGCGGCGATGTGCTGCGCGGTGTCGTACCGCTGGAGCGTCTCGGTCAGCCCGGCGCCGTCGGAGATCGCGGTCGCGTCGTCGGTGAGCAGCGCCACCAGCCGTTCGGTGCGGCCCGAGGAGGCCGCGGCGAAGAACTCCTCGACGACCTCCCGGGCGGATGCCGGGTCGACTTCGCCGCCACGGCGCGTGACGGTGATGCGGCGCCGGGCCCGGTGGAGGTGCTGCTGGCTCGCGGACTCGGTGATGTCGAGGATCTCGGTGATCTCGGCGTGGCCGTAGGAGAACGCTTCGCGCAGGACGTAGACGGCCCGCTCGACGGGTGACAGGCGTTCCATGAGCGTCAGCACGGCCAGCGAGACCGATTCGCGCCGCTCGGCGGTGTCGGCCGGGTCGAGCATCGGGTCGCCGTCGAGGAGCGGTTCGGGCAGCCAGGCGCCGGCGGTGCGTTCGCGGCGGGCCTGCGCCGAGCGAAGCCGATCGAGACACAGGTTGGTGACGACCTTGGTCAGCCACGCCTCCGGCACCCTGATCCGCTGCCGATCCGCGGCCTGCCAGTGCAGGAACGCGTCCTGCACGGCGTCCTCGGCGTCGGCGGCGGAGCCAAGCAGCCGGTAGGCCAGCGAGGCCAGCCGGCTCCGGCTGGCCTCGAACCGGTCGGTGTCAAAACGATCAGTGGCGGTACTGTCCACGTGGATCACCCTAGGCGTCGACGCGACCGCTGTTCCGGGCGGAGGCGGCCGGCGCGGTGGCCAGGCGGCGCCGGCGCTTGGGCAGGCCGAAGGTCGGGTGCGAGGTGCCCCAGAGCGAGCCCTTCTCGACGGCCGCCTTGATCCGCGCGGCCTTCCACCCGCCCAGGTACTTCGGCTTTCCCTGCCCGTCGTCGTCGACCGACTGCCAGAGACCGTCCCGCCGCCCGAGGCTGATGGTGTTGTACCGGTAGACCAGGGCGACGTTCGCGATCCCGCGGCCGGTCAGGCGTCCCACGATCGCCTCGACGGCCTGCCGGCCGGTGAAGCCGGCCGAGCCGCAGGACATCGGCAGCGGACGGCCGTTGTCTCCGATGGCATGGACGCTGTCGCCGACGGCGTAGACGTTCGGGTGCGAGACCGACCGCATGGTGCGGTCGACGACCATCCGGCCGCTCCCGGTGACCTCCAGCCCGCTGGCGGCGGCGACGGGGCTGACCGCGAACCCGGCCGCCCACACGGTCGCGTCGGACGCCGGGGCGGCGCCGTCGGCGCACCGGACCCGCGTCGCTTCGACGGCCTCGACGCCGGCGTGCTCAAGGACGGTGATGCCCAGCCGGTCGCAGGCCCGGTGCACATGCCCGCGGGCTCCGGCGGAGAGCCGGGCGCCCAACTCGCCGCGGGCGACGAGCGCCACCGACAGGGCGGGCCGGGCCTCGGCGATCTCGGTGGCGGTCTCGATGCCGGTCAGCCCGTCGCCGACCACCACCACACGGCCGCCTCCGTCCCGCTCGCCCAACTCGGCCAGGCGCTCGCGCAGCCGCAGCGCCGACGGCCTGGCGGCGACGTCGAAGGCGTGCTCGGCCACGCCCGGGACGGCGTGGTCGTCGCCGTGGCTGCCGAGCGCGTACACCAGCGTGTCGTAGCCGAGTTCGCCGCCGCCGTCCGCGTCGGCCACGGCGACGACCCCGCGCTCGGGGGCGATGGCGGTGATCCGGGCCACGCGCAGCCGGATCCCCGTGCCCGCGAAGACATCGGCGAGCCGGGGAGCCTTGATGTCCCGGCCGGCCGCGAACTGGGCCAGCCGCAGCCGCTGGACGAAGTCCGGCACGGCGTTGACCACGGTGATCTCGACGTCCGCCGGGGACAGCCTGCGGGCCAGGTTCCCGGCCACGTAGGCCCCGGCGTAGCCGGCGCCGAGGACAACGATGCGGTGTTTCATGGGACGCTCCCGTCGGGTCGCTTCGCTTTCGTGAGTTGAGCGGGACAGCGCCCCGATTCCTGACAGGCCAGGCTTGTGGCATGGGTCACAGCGCGGTGGACATGCCGGCGCACGCCCGGTCGCACGCCGGCAGTTGGCCGGGGCGGCGACCAGGGCCCGTATAGACGACATACATACATCGCCCAGCCGAGCCGCCCCATAATGGCGAGGGACCGCGCTGGACCACACGCATGTTCGACCGAGCCTTCCCGTGTCGGGGGACGCACCTGCTCGCCGCGGCAGTCGCAGACTCCACGCGGAGCGCTCGTACCGCCGCCCTGGCTTGGGAGACGGCGGACCACCCGGTCGGACTTCGTAGGGGGGGAAGAACCGTGGGGCCCTCGGCGGCCGGGGGCGTCCCGCGATCCTCGCCGGGCCGGACCGGGCCCCGAACGGATGCCCCGGCGGGTTGGGTTCGGCCCCGACCAGGGCCGGTCCGAACCGTTCGGGGGACGGGGTGACAGGGGAAGGAGTCGTGTCGTGGATGGATGGGTCAGACCAGTGATGTCTCCGTCCGCTGGATCTTCTGGGTGTGCCGCGTGCGCACGGACGCGTGATGACCGGGGGCAATCCGTGCACGGCGGTCGAGGAACGACCAGGGGGTATCGAAATGGCAATCGATGTATTGGTGTCCGACAACCTGCAACTGTCCCGTTACGGGCTCACCGCGTTGCTTGAGCAGCACGAGGAGATCCGCGTCGCCGGGTCGGTGAACAGCGCCATGGAGGCGCTGGAGTTCGCCGAACTGCACAGGCCGGACGTGGTGATCATCAGCTTCGACGGCGGGGACGGCGACGCGATCGCGATCGCCGAGAAGATCACGGGTATCCCGGGGTGCCGGAGCATGTTGCTGGCCACGGCGTTCACCCGGTCCGTCGTCCGGCAGACGTTTGTCGCCGGCATCGGAGGCATGGTGGAGCGCAGCAAGTCGCCACGTCAGCTCTTCGACGCCATCCACCGGCTGCACCGGGGCGAGCGGGCCTTCGACGCGGAGCTGACCGTCGCGGCCCTGGTCAACGAGGACTGCCCGTTGACCCTGCGGGAGTTCTCCGTGCTGGAGCACATCGCCCGGGGCGACACCGTGGTCGAGATCGCGGCCCGGCTCCATCTCTCCCAGGGCACGGTGCGCAACTACCTGTCGTCCATGGTGACGAAGCTCGGTGCGCGCAACCGAATCGACGCCCTGCGGATAGCCAGGGACTCGAACTGGATCTGACGAAGCGGCAGGGGGTCGGGGCGTGGGCCGTCGGCTGCCCTGGCGGTGTCGGCGGCTCGATCGGCCGGTGCCTCAGTCCGTGAGGGCCGCCCGGTCGCGCAGCAGCGCGGCCACCCGGCCCCGCCGGTCCGTCGGGACGAGGCCATGCAGGATGATCTCCCACATCTCCTCGACGCGCTGGTGCAGATCGCCGCGTCCGGACAGCACCGAGGTGACCATCTGGGTGCCGGCGAGCGAGGAGATCACCAGATGCGCCACCGCCTCGGGGGAGACCGTCGGCGCGAGGTCACCGTCGCTCACGGCCTTGCGGACCAGCCTCTCGCAGGCTTCGATCCACACCCGGTAGGCCAGCGGGGGAGCCTCGCTGTAGGTCATCTCCATCAGCAGCCGCGTGCCGGCCCGCACGACGGGGTCGTCGTCGATCTGTCGAGCCGTCAGCTCGGAGATGGCCATCATCTGTTCCAGCGCGCTCACGTCGCTTCGGGAGATCCCCTCCACCACGGCCGTGATCCGCCGGTTGTGCTCGTCGACCACCGCGTTGGCGAGGGCTTCCTTGGTCGGGAAGTGGAAGTGCAGCGCGCCCCTGGTCGTTCCGGCGTGCCGCACGATCCGCCCCAGGCTCGCGCCGGCGAACCCCTCGCTGTCGAACACGGCCGCCGCGCTGTCGAGGATGTGCTGTCGGGTCGCCAGTGCCCGCTTCTGCTGTACTTCTCTCACCCGCTGGGCCTCTCCCTAGTGGCAACCGAACCCGCTCCCAAGCCTACCCAGCCGCACACCGGGGGCCGGTCACGCGAACTCGTGCCCACCGGCTATCGGATCGCGACCAGACGCTCCACGTGCCCGCGCTTCAGCCGCTGCGTCTCGCTGACGACGAAGCCCGTCGCGCGGACGTTCTCGATCGGCCGGCGCCTCTGGTGCTCGCCCGCCGACGGGATGCTGAACCGCTCGATGAGCCCCTGGACGAGGCGCAGCACCCGATTCGGACTGACCACGTGATCGACCATCACCAGCCGTCCGCCGGGGCGCAGCACCCGGTGGATCTCGCCCAGCGCCCGGTCCACGTCGGGGATCGCGCACATGCTCAGCGTGCAGACCACCGTGTCGAAGCTGCCGTCGTCGAACGGCAAGTGGTGGGCGTCGCCCTTGCGCAGATCGACCTCGCGCCGGAGCTCGTCGGCGCGGATCCTGGCCAGCTCCAGCATCCGGTCGCTGATGTCGATCCCGGTGAGCCTGACGTCCTCCGGGTAGAGCGGGAGGTTGAGGCCCGTGCCGACGGCGACCTCCAGCACCTCGCCCACCGCCCGTTCGCAGACCCACTCACGTTGGCCCGCGTACAGCAGTCGGTCCCAGAACCTCATCCCCTTGTCGTAGCCGGCCGCCTGGTCGTCCCAGTAACCGCGCCACTTCTCCCGCCGGTCGAGCATCCGTTCCACCCCATCCCGCCTGTCCGACGTGTCAGTTGCCCGTGCTGTGACGAGGCCGCGCGAGCCGGCCCGCGACCAGCCGGGACAGCCCCTTGGCGCCCGCGGCGAAGAGCATCCGGCTCGCCATGAACCGGTACATCTGGCGGGGTCGGACGTCGCGCATCCCGACCTCCAGGCGGCGCACCACCTCGCGCGCGTCCTCCTCGGTGGTCACCGTGCGGTGCAGGAACCGCAGCAGGAAGACGAAGATCCCGCTGCGCTCGAAGATCAGTTGGGCCGCCGCCATCTCCAGCAGCACGCCGAACTTGGAGCGGTGGTCGAACGGGAAGTACCCGCGGCGGAGCCGCAGCCGCAGCATCGCGCCCTGCCCGTCGACCGTCCCGAAGATCCGCGACGCGGCGGCGAACCGCCGGATGCCGTCCTCCAGGACGCGCTGGGCGGCCATCGCCTCCTTCCACCGCACCTCGTCCGTCATCTTCTCCAGCGCGTGGTGCGCGATATGCGCGCCCAGCGCGGTGCGGAAGTGCCGGGAGCGCATCCGCACCTGGCCCGGGTCGGCGGCCATGGCCCGGTCGTACACCTCCTGGGTGCACAGCACCGAGGACATCGGGAAGAGCATGTCGCTCATGGCCTTGCCGACCGCCACCAGGTCGACGTGCTCCAGCATCCCCCGGTGGGCCAGGTAGTCGTCGCCCGCGCGCCAACCGCCGGTCAGCACCTCGTCCACGCCCACCAGATAGCCACCACTCGCGCGCAGCCGCTCGACCGTGCGCAGGATCTCCTCCGGCAGCGGCTGGCACAGGCCGCCACGGATGATCTCGAACCACACCAGCGCGACCTCGCCGGAGCCCAGCACCTCCTCCAGCGTGCCGACCGCGTCATCGGCGAAGGGGTCGACATAGACCAGGTCGTGGTAGTAAGGGCGGAACGCCTCGTCGTCGGACTCGGTGACCTGCGGGCCGTGCTTGCTCAGGTTGATGGCGAAGAGGGACTTGCCGGCGAAGTTGCCGGTGAAGGTGACCACCCTGGTGCGCCCCCGGTTGGCCAGCAGCGCCAGTGCGGCGGCCTGGTCCACCGCGGTCGCCCCGCTCACGGCGGGGAACGCCCGGTCGAAGCCGGTGAGCCGGGTGAGGAACTCCTCCAGGTCCGCGTAGTAGTCGTGGTCCGGCCGGTGCGCCGCCAGGACCTCGGCGGGTACGTCGGGCGGGTTGTGTCCACGGAAGTTGCTGCCGAAGCCGCCACTACAGTCCAGGATCTCCCGGCCGTCGTCCAGGTGGAGCCGGGCCCCGGTGGCGCGGTCTATCTCCAGGTCCAGCCCGAATATGGGCTCCATCTTCCCCATGGCGGGGTTGATGTACCGCGCCCACCGCGCGCGCATCTCCTCCCGGTCGGCGTCGATCACCGCCAGTGCCCCGCGCTGCTCGGCGTCGATCAGCCCGTGCGCGTCGAGCGTCGCCAGCACCACGTCGGCGCAGAACGTGTTGCCGCCGAAGGTCGAGGTCTGCGCGTAGCAGTCGACGTCGTTGTTCCAGACCTCGTACGCCTTCTCCGTCATGGCGAAGCAGCCGAAGGGCACCTGGCCGCCGCCGAGGTTCTCGCCGTAGACGATGACATCCGCCCCCAGGGGGTCGGTGAACAGCCGGTCGTCTCCCGGCTCCAGCTCGCTGTCGCAGAGCACGACCATCGAGCCCCGCGCCCGAGCGTCGCGAAGCAGCGGCTCAAGCTCCTTGGCGAACGACTCCGTCATCGACGCGTCCCGCACGACGACGACGGCCGACCAGGTGTGCCTCGGCCCGACCTCCACCGCCCGCGCCGCGTTAGGGACCACGACGACATGCGGGGTTATCGCCTCCTCGACACCCCGCGACGTCGGGTCGACGAAGGAGGCGAAGACGCCCTTCGCGTCCAGCAGCAGGACCCAGCCGCCGTCGTCCCGCCTGGCCCGCACGGAGGTTTGCCGGGCCAGCTTCACGGCGCCGGAGAGCGCCTCGACGGTCGAGTTGATCAGGAAGCTCAGATAGTGCTCGGCTCCGCCCCTCGCCGTCAGCGACGAGCTGATCAGGTAGGCCAGCTTGGTACTCGCCGCGTTGATGTAGTTGCTCGACATCAGGAACGTGCAGCGCTGCTCGGCTATGCGGCGGTCCAGGCGATCCAGCAGCGCGGTGGTCGCGGGTCTGAACACCGAGCTCTCGGTCCACTGTTGATCCATCGGAACTCCTCGTAGGCGGATGGCGCGGGAACGCCGAGCGCGGGGCGCGCGCCCGGGCACGGATGAGGCCGAGGCGTCGGCCGTGCCCTCGCGCGCGGGCCGGTCAGCGTGTCGGGGTCGGGTCGGTGAGCCGCCAGCCGTGTGCACGGCGGCGTTCCTGCCAGTAGTGCGCGTAGCGTCCTTCGAGGGCGAGCAGATCCGCGTGGACGCCCTCCTCCACGGCGCGGCCCTCGTCGAGGACCACGATGTGGTCGGCCTCGTGCAGGGTGTGCAGCCGGTGCGCGATCACCAGCACGGTGCGGTCCCGGGACAGGGCCGCCATCGCCTGTTGCAGGGCGTGCTCGTTCTCGGCGTCCAGCGCGGCCGTCGCCTCGTCGAAGAGCACGATCGGGGTGTCCTTCAGCAGGGCGCGGGCGATCGAGATGCGTTGCCGCTCGCCGCCGGAGAGCCGGCTGCCGCCCTCGCCGACCGGGGCCTCCCAGCCGCCGTGGAGCCGCGCCGCGATGTCGTCGACCCGCGCCGTGCGCGCCGCCGCGTACACCTCCTCGTCCGTGGCGTCGAGCCTGCCGAGGCGGATGTTGTCGAGGATCGAGCCGTCGAAGAGGTAGACGTCCTGGAAGACCACGGAGATGAGCGAGGTCAGGTCTGTGGTGCGCATCTCCCGCACATCCACGCCGCCGATCCTGACCGAGCCGGCGGCGGGGTCGAAGAACCGGGCCATCAGCTTGATCACCGTCGTCTTGCCGGCGCCCGAAGGGCCGACCAACGCGGTCATTTGGCCCTGGGGCGCCCGCATCGACAGCCCGTCCAGCACGGTGGTGCCCTCGTAGCCGAAGCGCACCGAGTCGAGGGTGATCTCGGCGCCGTCCGCCTGCCGCGGGTCGGCGGGTTCGGGCAGCGTCTCGGTGGCCAGCAGCTCGTTGATCTCGGTCAGCGCGTTCTCCGCGACCCGGATCGCGCCCCCCAGCTCGGCGGTGAGCGTGACCGGCTCGACGAACCGGGCCGCCAGCACCAGCAGCCCGATCAGCTCGGCCGTGCCCAGCGAACCGTCGAGCGTCAGGTAGGTGCCCAGGGCCAGCAGCGCGATGAACGACGCCTGGGCGACGAAGCTGAGCCAGACGACGCCCGGCATCCCGGCGCGCAGCATCCGACGACCGGCCGCGTGCTGGGCGGCGAGCGCCTCGTCGAGCGCGTCGTGCCCCTGCACCGTGCGGCCGAAGGCGCGCAGCACCGGCTGGGCGCGGGCGAACTCCACGATGCGGCCCGCCGCTTCGGCGTGGACGCGGTCCGCGTCCCGGTCCGCCGCCTGCATGCCCCGGCTCGCCAGCCGGTAGATCAGCGCCACCGCGACGGCCGAGACCGCCATCGAGACGGCGAGCCGCCAGTCGAACAGGAACATCGCCGCCACCACGACCAGGGGCGTGACAGAGGTGTCGACCAACTGCCGCAGCAGGTGCGCCGGCACGCCCATGATGTCGACCACGCGCTGCGCGGCCAGCCGCCCGAGCCGCCCGACGCGGTCGGAGGTGAACCAGGACAGCGGCAGCTGGGCGACCTTGTCGCCGATCCGGTGGTGGAGGTCGCGGCACATGTCGGCGCCCGTGCGGTAGCCGGCGAGCGTCGCCGGGTAGCTGACGGCCGCGTAGGCGACCCACAGGACCGCCAGCGCGATCACCCAGGGCCACGCCTCCTCCGGCTCGTCGCCCAGCAGTTCACGCAGGATGGGGACGAGCAGGACGAACGCCACGCCCTGGAGGAAGGCGGCAACGCTGAACCAGGCCAGCACCCGCCGCAGCGCGCGGTCGTGCTGGGGGCCGAGCGCGGTGAACAGTCGGCGGATCATCGTCCCCCCTCCTTGACGCCGGTGCCGGCGTAGCTGTCCTGGGTGTCGGCTTCCGGTGGCCGGGACTCTTCCTGGAGCCGCCACATCCGGGCGTATCGGCCGTCGGCGGCGAGCAGTTCCGCATGGGTGCCCCGCTCGACGATCCGGCCCTCTTCGAGCACGACGATCCGGTCGACGCCGACCACCGAGGCCAGCCGGTGGGCGACCACCAACACGGTCCGTCCGGCGGCCAGTTCGGAGAGCGCGTCCTGGATCTGTGCCTCCGACTCGGGGTCGGAGTGGGCGGTCGCCTCGTCGAGCACCACGATCGGGGTGTCCGCGAGGATCGCCCGCGCGATGGACAGGCGCTGTGCCTCGCCGCCGGAGAAGCGGACATCGCTGCCGACCATCGTGTCGTAGCCCTGGGGCAGCGCCTCGATCCGGTCGTGGACGACGGCGGCTCGCGCCGCACGGCGCACCGTCTCGGCGTCGGCGTCGGGTCGGGCGAGACGGATGTTGTCGCGCACGCTGGCCGCCAGGAGCTGGACGTCCTGGAGGACGAACGACACCAGCCGGTAGAGCTGTTCCGGCGCGATGTCCCGCACGTCCACGCCGCCGATGGTGACGGTGCCGGCCGTCGGGTCGAAGAACCGCGGCAGCAGCTTGGCCAGGGTGGTCTTGCCCGAGCCCGACGTGCCCACCAGCGCCGTCACCGTCCCCGGGGACAGTGAGAGGTCGATGTCGCTCAGCACCGGCCGGTCGGCGTCGTAGGCGAACTCCACGCCGGACAGCTCCACCTGGGCGCCGCCCGCCAGCTCCGGCCGGCGCGGCTCCTCGGGGACCGCCAGCTCGGGCACCGTGACCAGGGCGCTCACGCGCTTGGCGGCGGCGCCGGCCATCTCCAGGTCGTGGCCGTGGAAGTCCAGCGCCTGCATGGGCGCGGCCAGCCCAAGACCGACGATCACGAACGGCAGCAGGTCCACCGGGTCGAGGGAGCCAGCCGAGATCAGAGCGGTGC
This region includes:
- a CDS encoding helix-turn-helix domain-containing protein — protein: MTQEDGRLDSLVRKRIRALRVAQGWSLEELATRAHLSQSSLSRIENGQRRLALDQLVTLARALDTTLDQLVENAADDVIISPTIDGAHGLLRWPVKGDPGISVMRQRMTEPPPDNPARMRAHPGREWLVVLSGTATLLLGHRRLRIETNQAAEFPTMMPHAIGAEGGPCEIMGIFDRDARRGHQRDAADASDGGDAQSSRA
- a CDS encoding NAD(P)/FAD-dependent oxidoreductase — encoded protein: MSALTSRYESDELPAESQAVDVVVIGGGAAGLNGALTLARSRRSVVVIDGGTPRNAPAAAMHGFIVLDGTPPPEILQRARRQVRGYGGQIVFGEVASAEPAAPSLEGDPRFTVSLTDGRTVTARRVLVATGLRDVLPEVPGLAEHWGHSVVHCPYCHGWEVRDEPIGILATGPASLHHAWLFRQLTDDLVYFTQGTALDADTRARFAARHIRVVETPLREVGNDESGALAGVRLADGGFVERRVLAVATRTQARTEGLDGLRLPMEDLPDNMGRRFASAMAGTTEIPGVWVAGNATDPTAQVGASAAAGALAGSHINALLAAADTDAALAAAQREHTTA
- a CDS encoding DUF5713 family protein encodes the protein MSITNERITGRTFLRPLYVSAYFPDQVVDKGRAILLRLCERIEAEQPSDLPALYALTHAATEEFNLLAAEFEEAGSEIETVAREVIAEDFWCVASAYGFSDADVEELIAPRDW
- a CDS encoding sigma-70 family RNA polymerase sigma factor; the protein is MDSTATDRFDTDRFEASRSRLASLAYRLLGSAADAEDAVQDAFLHWQAADRQRIRVPEAWLTKVVTNLCLDRLRSAQARRERTAGAWLPEPLLDGDPMLDPADTAERRESVSLAVLTLMERLSPVERAVYVLREAFSYGHAEITEILDITESASQQHLHRARRRITVTRRGGEVDPASAREVVEEFFAAASSGRTERLVALLTDDATAISDGAGLTETLQRYDTAQHIAAIARAGLKPTSAKRRLAGGTPAIHYALVNGAPALLFVVGDRVSGVVAFDIAGGRIATVVGIAAPGRLGRLSEAWRRREPETPLISEW
- a CDS encoding NAD(P)/FAD-dependent oxidoreductase, whose translation is MKHRIVVLGAGYAGAYVAGNLARRLSPADVEITVVNAVPDFVQRLRLAQFAAGRDIKAPRLADVFAGTGIRLRVARITAIAPERGVVAVADADGGGELGYDTLVYALGSHGDDHAVPGVAEHAFDVAARPSALRLRERLAELGERDGGGRVVVVGDGLTGIETATEIAEARPALSVALVARGELGARLSAGARGHVHRACDRLGITVLEHAGVEAVEATRVRCADGAAPASDATVWAAGFAVSPVAAASGLEVTGSGRMVVDRTMRSVSHPNVYAVGDSVHAIGDNGRPLPMSCGSAGFTGRQAVEAIVGRLTGRGIANVALVYRYNTISLGRRDGLWQSVDDDGQGKPKYLGGWKAARIKAAVEKGSLWGTSHPTFGLPKRRRRLATAPAASARNSGRVDA
- a CDS encoding response regulator transcription factor → MAIDVLVSDNLQLSRYGLTALLEQHEEIRVAGSVNSAMEALEFAELHRPDVVIISFDGGDGDAIAIAEKITGIPGCRSMLLATAFTRSVVRQTFVAGIGGMVERSKSPRQLFDAIHRLHRGERAFDAELTVAALVNEDCPLTLREFSVLEHIARGDTVVEIAARLHLSQGTVRNYLSSMVTKLGARNRIDALRIARDSNWI
- a CDS encoding ScbR family autoregulator-binding transcription factor; the encoded protein is MREVQQKRALATRQHILDSAAAVFDSEGFAGASLGRIVRHAGTTRGALHFHFPTKEALANAVVDEHNRRITAVVEGISRSDVSALEQMMAISELTARQIDDDPVVRAGTRLLMEMTYSEAPPLAYRVWIEACERLVRKAVSDGDLAPTVSPEAVAHLVISSLAGTQMVTSVLSGRGDLHQRVEEMWEIILHGLVPTDRRGRVAALLRDRAALTD
- a CDS encoding class I SAM-dependent methyltransferase, encoding MLDRREKWRGYWDDQAAGYDKGMRFWDRLLYAGQREWVCERAVGEVLEVAVGTGLNLPLYPEDVRLTGIDISDRMLELARIRADELRREVDLRKGDAHHLPFDDGSFDTVVCTLSMCAIPDVDRALGEIHRVLRPGGRLVMVDHVVSPNRVLRLVQGLIERFSIPSAGEHQRRRPIENVRATGFVVSETQRLKRGHVERLVAIR
- a CDS encoding aminotransferase class III-fold pyridoxal phosphate-dependent enzyme, with amino-acid sequence MDQQWTESSVFRPATTALLDRLDRRIAEQRCTFLMSSNYINAASTKLAYLISSSLTARGGAEHYLSFLINSTVEALSGAVKLARQTSVRARRDDGGWVLLLDAKGVFASFVDPTSRGVEEAITPHVVVVPNAARAVEVGPRHTWSAVVVVRDASMTESFAKELEPLLRDARARGSMVVLCDSELEPGDDRLFTDPLGADVIVYGENLGGGQVPFGCFAMTEKAYEVWNNDVDCYAQTSTFGGNTFCADVVLATLDAHGLIDAEQRGALAVIDADREEMRARWARYINPAMGKMEPIFGLDLEIDRATGARLHLDDGREILDCSGGFGSNFRGHNPPDVPAEVLAAHRPDHDYYADLEEFLTRLTGFDRAFPAVSGATAVDQAAALALLANRGRTRVVTFTGNFAGKSLFAINLSKHGPQVTESDDEAFRPYYHDLVYVDPFADDAVGTLEEVLGSGEVALVWFEIIRGGLCQPLPEEILRTVERLRASGGYLVGVDEVLTGGWRAGDDYLAHRGMLEHVDLVAVGKAMSDMLFPMSSVLCTQEVYDRAMAADPGQVRMRSRHFRTALGAHIAHHALEKMTDEVRWKEAMAAQRVLEDGIRRFAAASRIFGTVDGQGAMLRLRLRRGYFPFDHRSKFGVLLEMAAAQLIFERSGIFVFLLRFLHRTVTTEEDAREVVRRLEVGMRDVRPRQMYRFMASRMLFAAGAKGLSRLVAGRLARPRHSTGN